Genomic segment of Panicum virgatum strain AP13 chromosome 9N, P.virgatum_v5, whole genome shotgun sequence:
TATGTTCCAGCATTGAGTACCGCGTATTTtgttcctttatctaaaaagaGCGCTGAATACCAGTGAAATAGATtacggccctgtttagttcccaccccataaaccccgtaaatgcaaaaaaaacgtcacatcgaatgtttcgacacatgcatggagtactaaatgaagtctatttacaaaactttttgcatggatgggctgtaaatcgcgagacgaatctaatgagcctacttaatctatgatagtatgatttgcaacagcgatgctacagtaaccatccgctaaacAGGGCCTGCTTTGAAAATTCCTGCAGGCTATGTAAACAGGGCcacaattatttttttcaacctCCCGTGTGGAGGACATTGCACTAGCACTATACTACTTTTGTGTATTGTTATTGGACATACTTATGTGATGGCTGCAAACTCTGCTTTGACAAAATATGCCTCTGAATGTATTGTCCTActattcctttttatttaacATCATTTTTTCAAACTCGAACTTTGAATCATTGATGCTGTTTTTAATGGTCTTACAGAAGGTCTCATACATGGCAGAACGGGTTGTTGGTACTGGTTCATTTGGTGTAGTTTTCCAGGTATGTCATTTGCCATCATTTGGCCTCATGGAATACTTAGTTACTTTGTATACATGGAAGATCACAATGCTGGGGGCAAAGTCATTGAACACTTCTAGTATAACAGGCAAAATGCTTGGAAACTGGTGAGACAGTGGCAATAAAAAAGGTGTTACAAGATAAGCGGTACAAGAATAGAGAGCTCCAAACTATGCAGTTACTTGACCACCCTAATGTAGTTCAGCTGAAGCATCACTTCTTTTCAACAACTCAAAGGGGAGAAGTTTACCTCAACCTTGTGCTTGAATTTGTATCTGAGACGGTTTATCGTGTTGCCAAATACTACAATCGGATGAACCAGCGAGTGCCCTTAATATATGTTAAGTTATATGCATATCAGGTTTGTGAAGATGTTCCGTTTCACCTATCAGATTTTTCTCCCAACAGATTAGGTTCATTTGCTGTTATGGAATGAATGCTAAGGAATGGTCTGTTATTCCATCACGTGCAGATGTGCCGTGCACTTGCTTACATTCATCGCGTTGTTGGTGTGTGTCATCGTGATATTAAACCTCAAAATCTACTGGTACGTTCCTTGATACACTTTTTCTTGTGTCAGTCTGAGTGGTTGCAGTGTTGCAAGTACTCTGCTATTCCATTTTTTGACCATTAGGATGTCATCCTGCTTTTAATGCCTGTGAATACAAACATGATAATGTAAGGGCATATTTGCAGGTTTTCTCATGCAAAATGTGTCTGATTACATCTTTGgagtatttttctttttgttctgtTCTATGCAAACTGCTGAACATGTTTCTTACTGCAACTTGGTTAACCTTCCAGGTCAATCCTCATACACATCAACTTAAGATTTGCGATTTTGGGAGTGCTAAGAAATTGGTAAGCTCCTCTCTTTTAGTGTCTTCACGATCATGCTGAATATCTTCATGGATTTATTAAAGTAAAGAACTCCATTTCAGGTCCCCGGTGAACCTAACATATCATACATTTGCTCACGGTATTATAGGGCTCCTGAACTAATATTTGGAGCTACGGAGTATACTACTGCAATTGATATCTGGTCAGTTGGCTGTGTGGTAGCTGAGCTTATGATTGGTCAGGTATAGAATCTCAATTCTACAAGTTCACTTTTCTTCCAGTTAATTATGCCAATGATTTTTATTTGCAATTGTAGAATCTTTTGGCCTCATTTTTTCTAGTTAAAGATTACAAATTAAACTACAAAATAAAGTTTTGGGCTTTGTGGACACCAGGGATGTCAATCAGCTTACTGTCAATTGAGATCCTCTTTCTTGAATCTTCTGACAATTTTTTTATGCCTGTTTTGCACCCCAATGGCAGCCTTTGTTTCCTGGTGAAAGTGGTGTTGATCAACTGGTGGAGATAATAAAGGTTTGTATCTGCTATCGGATTATGTCACGAAATCTGCTGACATTACTATGTAGCTGAATATTCTATTTTTCGGGTTCCTATTAAAGATTTTGGGTACTCCAACAAGAGAGGAAATCAGGTGCATGAACCCTAACTACTCTGAGTTCAAGTTCCCTCAGATAAAAGCCCATCCCTGGCACAAGGTTAGTGGATCTCTTGTCTCTATGGTATCGCATTTCAGCTGTAGTCAGTTGACCAGCTTACTTAAGTTTGTTTTCATGTAGCTTTTTGGTAAGCGCATGCCACCTGAAGCTGTTGACCTCGTGTCAAGGTTACTTCAGTACTCACCAAACCTGCGCTGCACAGCTGTAAGAACTAATTTGAGATCTCAACTGTACTACTTAGTAAAGTCAAATTAGTATAGTTGTATTTGATACTAAGCTTTACTTTCCCTTCAGCTAAACAAGTTATTTCTGCTATATGCCAATAGTTATCTGAAGCAGTAGTATATTTGCGCAATCACATTCATATCATTACGAAATGAGTCAATGATCCTTCCATTTTTGGGAAAAAAGGACTTCTAAAATTCAGGTACATTCTGATTAAACATATTTTTATCATACTTTCAGGTTGATGCTTGTGCCCATCCTTTCTTTGATGAGCTGCGAGACCCCAAAGTCTGCTTGCCAAATGGGCGGCCACTGCCACCATTGTTCGACTTCACAGCAGCTGGTAAGATTTCAGTGCATTTGATAGTAGTAATGAAACATCCTTCTCGCTAACCACCACATCTGGAACTGTGGGATGCAGAACTTGAAGGGCTCCCAGCTGAACTTGTCCATCGCATTATTCCTGAGCACATGAGGAGGTGAAGGGGTGGACCGGCTAGAAATTTCTCTGTTGGTTCTTCCGAGATGCGCAGGGCATGCTATGGACCGATATGGAGTAGTGGTATAGCTAGCCAACGCCTTGCTAGATGTAAAGAGGGCCGAAAGTTCCTCAAATCGGGCGCACCAGCGAGCCTAGAGGAGGCAAACCTAATGCttgcttggtgcccatggcggAATCGGCTCGTATCTTTGGCATTTCATCCTGTGCCCCCAGATGTGTATGATAACTTAGGCTGTTGTATTACCAGGTTCATGCTGAACAAGAGAATTCAGAGTGCTTGCTTCCCTAGCTGGGAATCCCAGAATGTCGGTTTTGATTACCGCACGTCACTCTTTCCATGCCACCGATGTCTTGGCGATAACATCTTTTATGCTCCCAACAAGTGGATGGACCCGCGTAAGCTGACAAGGTCGTACAAGTGTACCGGCTCCATGATCCCATCTGTATCCGTTTCTTCCGTTTCCTGAAGGTCTCTGGATCTTCCAAGCCACATGATTGATACCTTTGACCTGAACTGCTAGTTGCCGACAGTTGCGTTTATGGCCGCCAATGCAGCATGAATACGCGCTGCATCGCTCCAGGTGCAGCGTGACCAGATCTGGTGTCGACGAGCTGACATCCTTTTAAAACAGCAGCATAGTCTACTTGCATGTGCCCTGTTTATGAGCTAGTATGACCCTTTTTTTCTTCCTATCTAGTGACgcaaag
This window contains:
- the LOC120690237 gene encoding shaggy-related protein kinase alpha-like — translated: MHMMRRLKSIASGRSSVSDPGGDSGSKRPKFEQDGAGDIVIEPHLIEDKPMRIDQESSSSSNRDAEASTSTSMKPVKTEEPGTDLLPKEMNDMTISDDKADGHNDKEIEGVTLDGNGTETGQIIVTTIGGHNGKPKQKVSYMAERVVGTGSFGVVFQAKCLETGETVAIKKVLQDKRYKNRELQTMQLLDHPNVVQLKHHFFSTTQRGEVYLNLVLEFVSETVYRVAKYYNRMNQRVPLIYVKLYAYQMCRALAYIHRVVGVCHRDIKPQNLLVNPHTHQLKICDFGSAKKLVPGEPNISYICSRYYRAPELIFGATEYTTAIDIWSVGCVVAELMIGQPLFPGESGVDQLVEIIKILGTPTREEIRCMNPNYSEFKFPQIKAHPWHKLFGKRMPPEAVDLVSRLLQYSPNLRCTAVDACAHPFFDELRDPKVCLPNGRPLPPLFDFTAAELEGLPAELVHRIIPEHMRR